GATTTTTTGAAACCGAATTTCAATATTTTGAAATTCCGTGCTCGGCTATCCCTCCACAAACCGCGTCCAGGACATTCCGTAGAAGCAAATCAAATCCGTGAGTTGAATAAATCTTTGCCGTGTTCGATTATTCTGGCCGTTCGTTTGCAAGTTAAACCCGTGAAAGCCGGACGCTGCAACGTGACCAAGTCCGGCTAACCTTTGTTCAGAGCAAACCGGGGGAAACCCCGGGACGCAAAGTAACGGGGCTAAAGCCAAGCGAGGATCCGGCGTCGCCGATCCGAGCGCGGGGTACGGGGCATCGTAGCGGAGAGGATACCGCACGGATCCCCCGAGGTCCGATCGAGGTCATGCCCGCCGAGCCGCCAAAGGGAGATGGGAGAGATACTTTGACGGGTTTTTCATGCCCAGGGGGGAATGGCCATGATCCGAGATCGATTGAAAGCACTCATAGGAAACAGGTATGCCCGGCGGCCGGGAGTCGGCCGGTGGATCCGCCAGATCAGCGTCGGCCGGGGCGGGGTGGTGGTGGCCTCGCTGTTTGTCATGCTGGTCAGCCCGGAGTGTAATACAACATCGGGATTTCCGGCCAGCGATCCCGGAGTTCAGAAGGCGGCCTTGCAGGCCGGGGATCCGCTGCCGGGCCTGACGCCCTCGGAAATGGCCTTGTTCGAGGCCGGCCGGGAGGAGTTTGAAGGCTCCGAAGGCGTGGCGGACGGCCTCGGACCGCGATTCAATATGGACAGCTGCGGCGGTTGTCACGCCCAGCCGGCGGTGGGCGGGTCAAGCCCGGCCGCCAATCCTCAGGTGGCTGTTGCCACCGCCTTCCATGCCGTCAACAATCTACCTTCCTTCATCCGGGCCGACGGACCGGTCCGCGAGGTCCGATACAAGTACAAATCCGACGGGTCGCGCGACGGCGGGGTGCACGCCCTGTTTGTGATCAGCGGCCGTGTCGATGACACCGGAGATGCCAGCGGCTGCGATATCACGCAGGAGGATTTCCACGGGCAGGAACAGAGCAACAACCTGATATTTCGCATTCCCACACCGGTGTTCGGGGGCGGCCTGATTGAGCAGATTCCCGACAGCGCCATCATCGCCAACCAGGAGGTCTCTGCGCAGCAGAAATCCAATCTCGGAATCCACGGCCATCCCCACCGAGTTCGAATGGACAACGGTACGACAAACGTGAACGGGAACGACGGCACCGTCGCGCGCTTCGGGTGGAAGGCCCAAAACAAATCGCTGCTTCTCT
This Nitrospiria bacterium DNA region includes the following protein-coding sequences:
- a CDS encoding di-heme oxidoredictase family protein encodes the protein MIRDRLKALIGNRYARRPGVGRWIRQISVGRGGVVVASLFVMLVSPECNTTSGFPASDPGVQKAALQAGDPLPGLTPSEMALFEAGREEFEGSEGVADGLGPRFNMDSCGGCHAQPAVGGSSPAANPQVAVATAFHAVNNLPSFIRADGPVREVRYKYKSDGSRDGGVHALFVISGRVDDTGDASGCDITQEDFHGQEQSNNLIFRIPTPVFGGGLIEQIPDSAIIANQEVSAQQKSNLGIHGHPHRVRMDNGTTNVNGNDGTVARFGWKAQNKSLLLFSGEAYNVEMGISNELFQTERDETGNCQFAPTPNDTTNAAGTTPAEVLSDVEKFAFFMRFLAPPTPSLTTPGGADSIANGRDLFQSTGCALCHTPTLRTGNAAAAALANKDVNLYSDLLLHNMGPGLADDIVQAQAGPDEFRTSPLWGLGGRIFLLHDGRTTDLVEAIQAHKSAGNSHFKDSEANHVVDNFNQLNDAQKTDLLNFLRSL